A genomic window from Yarrowia lipolytica chromosome 1D, complete sequence includes:
- a CDS encoding uncharacterized protein (Compare to YALI0D12452g, similar to uniprot|P54860 Saccharomyces cerevisiae YDL190c UFD2 ubiquitin fusion degradation protein, similar to Saccharomyces cerevisiae UFD2 (YDL190C); ancestral locus Anc_7.305) → MSSAEEIRLKRLARLGGGASSPSPGPSESRKAEGTPKEEVKKEVKEVKEVKKDEPKSTPAIKPKIKIVPKAAASAATGTSTPKSAAPRPAPAPSASLTVPFQQYEQDAIESILRITVRDKQRCTQLASVKEELESENKPVALSRDNLEDALFSHLTGSKAVFNYLMESFLRAKKDLAVLNKAGTDAVDVEPKKELVRNIMEMTTRYGLLFVSVPDMYEQAQGIMEVLKLSQNGSLSWEFVDEIFSRAQTDGDMGSVAGKILQDVNGLILSANQDASQSATAALYFVSHLFSNKLFASAVPEIEGFVESGTNDEKPADIEKNPHGLGPVFAISPLHGSTALTFFPIGTPEQMMDPRGNAANGVRAESRIVQDQLFQIVDKIVRASPQARDCILQYFGRVLKCNHRRRATRLQEGTTSSDGFLLNIFFVLLKLADPFVDNACSKIDKIDIDYYSRTKNAVIDISEETKIHADSTEAAEYYGDEKNADKKDLAPNFISHVFFLTAGYLYYGFGGAQQQVTRLKEHHDQVRDYLDNSRIQYANVPEAQRGAVNMQLQKVEKMVGSLAAQRAAILAVISEQDVCVQVLQFAIFQMHYLIRVLDPSHTYPLGGEVTLPLYTGENTGPIAYLPEYLIEGPVGIVNVMCRHNTILAMLSPLVDVSALVTFGVVFLRHSDVIKNPHQKSKIVEMLFCGTQPIYNQNDGFLVSTFNSQKLALESLMHSLMNIYIEFEQTGAHTQFYDKFNIRYYVSQIIESIWNNVNYQKRLEKESHDNIDFFVRFVALLLNDVTYLMDESVSSLTEIRQIEAELAAMTEEEKNSTHAQELQKKFKTAERNIKGWMPLTNKNMKLLDLFTQAVPKSFVSPEIVDRLAAMMNHNLKALVGPRCRDLKVKNMLKYGFDPKDLLVKLSKAYYNLHKQDAFIQAVARDGRSFDPANFTRAIELISRFNLMPREYLDQIVALRDKASEVAAQDEEDEQDLGDIPDEYLDPLMYTLMTNPVILPSSKINIDLATIKSHLLSDPKDPFNRAPLKLEDVLPNDELKLEIETWVEEKRSAAKTKDADGDVDMS, encoded by the exons ATGTCatcagcagaagaa ATTCGTCTCAAGCGTCTAGCTCGTCtaggaggaggagcttcCAGTCCCTCTCCTGGTCCTTCCGAGTCCAGGAAGGCAGAGGGGACACctaaggaggaggtgaagaaggaggtgaaggaggtgaaggaAGTGAAGAAGGATGAGCCCAAAAGCACACCTGCGATCAAACCCAAGATCAAGATTGTGCCCAAGGCCGCTGCTTCTGCCGCCACAGGCACATCGACCCCAAAATCCGCTGCACCACgaccagctccagctccctCGGCTTCGCTGACCGTGCCGTTCCAGCAGTACGAGCAGGACGCAATTGAAAGCATTCTGCGAATCACAGTGCGAGACAAGCAGCGATGCACGCAACTTGCATCGGTCAAGGAGGAACTGGAGTCGGAAAACAAGCCCGTGGCGCTCTCCAGAGACAATCTCGAAGATGCGCTCTTCAGCCACCTCACAGGATCCAAGGCAGTCTTCAACTATCTCATGGAGAGCTTTCTGCGGGCCAAGAAAGACTTGGCAGTGCTCAACAAGGCTGGCACGGACGCTGTCGATGTAGAGCCCAAGAAAGAGCTGGTCAGAAATATTATGGAAATGACCACCCGATATGGactgctgtttgtgtctgttccAGACATGTACGAGCAGGCCCAAGGCATTATGGAGGTGCTGAAACTGTCACAGAACGGCTCATTGTCGTGGGAGTTCGTGGACGAGATCTTCTCACGTGCCCAGACCGACGGAGACATGGGCTCTGTTGCGGGCAAGATTCTGCAGGACGTCAACGGGCTGATTCTCAGCGCCAATCAGGACGCCTCCCAGTCGGCCACCGCTGCTCTCTACTTTGTGTCGCACCTGTTCAGCAACAAGCTGTTTGCTTCTGCTGTGCCCGAAATTGAAGGCTTTGTCGAAAGTGGCACCAACGACGAAAAACCCGCAgacattgagaagaacCCCCATGGTCTCGGCCCCGTTTTTGCCATTTCTCCTTTGCATGGTTCTACCGCTCTCACCTTCTTCCCCATCGGTACTCCTGAGCAAATGATGGATCCCCGTGGCAACGCCGCCAACGGAGTGCGAGCCGAGTCGCGAATCGTGCAGGACCAGCTGTTCcagattgtcgacaagattgtgcGGGCGTCTCCACAGGCACGAGACTGTATTCTGCAGTACTTTGGCCGCGTGCTCAAGTGCAACCACAGAAGACGAGCCACTCGACTGCAAGAAGGCACCACATCTTCTGACGGCTTTCTGCTCAACATATTTTTTGTGTTGCTCAAACTGGCAGACCCGTTTGTCGATAACGCCTGTTCCAAGATTGACAAGATTGACATTGACTACTACAGCCGAACCAAAAACGCGGTAATTGACATTTccgaggagaccaagatcCACGCCGACTCCACCGAGGCCGCAGAGTACTACGGAGACGAAAAGAATGCCGATAAGAAAGACCTGGCTCCTAACTTCATTTCCCATGTGTTTTTCCTCACCGCCGGATACCTATACTACGGTTTTGGAGgtgcccagcagcaggtgaCACGTCTCAAGGAGCACCATGACCAGGTTAGAGACTACCTTGACAACTCGCGGATCCAGTATGCCAATGTTCCCGAGGCTCAACGGGGAGCAGTGAACATGCAGCTAcagaaggtggagaagatggtggGTTCTTTGGCGGCCCAGCGAGCAGCCATTCTGGCCGTCATCTCCGAGCAGGACGTGTGTGTCCAGGTGCTGCAGTTTGCTATTTTCCAAATGCATTATCTCATCCGAGTTCTGGACCCCTCTCACACTTATCCCCTGGGTGGCGAAGTTACTCTGCCCCTGTACACTGGAGAGAACACGGGACCTATTGCTTACCTCCCCGAGTACCTAATCGAGGGTCCTGTTGGCATTGTAAACGTCATGTGTCGTCACAACACCATTCTGGCCATGTTGTCTCCCTTGGTGGACGTTTCTGCTCTCGTCACCTTTGGAGTGGTCTTTCTGCGACACTCGGACGTGATCAAGAACCCACATCAGAAGAGCAAGATTGTAGAGATGTTGTTTTGCGGCACCCAGCCCATCTACAACCAGAATGATGGCTTCTTGGTGTCTACATTCAACTCGCAGAAACTGGCACTGGAGTCGCTTATGCATTCGCTCATGAACATCTATATCGAGTTTGAGCAGACTGGAGCACATACTCAGTTCTACGACAAGTTTAACATTCGGTACTATGTGTCGCAGATCATCGAGTCTATCTGGAACAATGTCAACTATCAGAAGCGGCTGGAAAAGGAATCCCATGACAACATTGACTTCTTTGTGCGGTTTGTGgcgctgctgctcaacgaTGTCACCTATCTCATGGATGAGTCGGTCAGCAGTCTCACGGAGATTCGGCAGATTGAGGCGGAACTGGCTGCCATGAccgaggaagagaagaactCCACTCACGCccaggagctgcagaagaagttCAAGACAGCCGAGCGCAACATCAAGGGGTGGATGCctctcaccaacaagaacaTGAAGCTTCTTGATTTGTTCACCCAGGCTGTCCCCAAGTCGTTTGTATCGCCCGAAATCGTCGACCGACTAGCTGCCATGATGAACCACAACCTCAAGGCGCTGGTTGGCCCTCGATGTCGTGATCTCAAGGTCAAAAACATGCTAAAGTACGGCTTCGACCCCAAGGATCTGCTGGTCAAGCTTTCCAAGGCTTACTACAACCTGCACAAGCAGGACGCGTTTATCCAGGCTGTGGCTCGAGACGGCCGATCGTTTGACCCGGCAAACTTCACACGTGCTATTGAGCTCATCTCGCGTTTCAACCTTATGCCTAGAGAGTACCTGGATCAGATTGTGGCACTTCGAGACAAAGCCTCGGAGGTGGCTGCTcaggacgaggaggacgagcagGACCTGGGAGATATCCCCGACGAGTACCTGGATCCTCTCATGTACACACTGATGACCAACCCTGTGATCCTGCCGTCGTCCAAGATCAATATTGACCTGGCTACCATCAAGTCGCATCTTCTGTCCGATCCCAAGGACCCCTTCAACCGAGCGCCtctcaagctggaggacgtACTGCCCAACGACGAGCTGAAGTTGGAGATTGAAACCTGggtcgaggagaagcgaagTGCagccaagaccaaggatgCCGATGGGGATGTTGATATGAGCTGA
- a CDS encoding uncharacterized protein (Compare to YALI0D12430g, no similarity), whose protein sequence is MPLDDALKRALATPQSRLLVLKIEKQLQQFLDAQKNASLLPPTAPVAQQQQHKPPSLTLDSMNSFNRLLTHRIAEYYGLDHVVVDGHAVKIFYREKRPQVMALADIDVSGVDPEGPRVGRGGNGGGYHTNVNNSGGNPGNSGAGGPPGSAGSLGGNASASSSVSSLTNNMSALTLEPDQALKSALVTISARNHVLKIEQSILSLVATSTEEGTPADPKNEGTPEVTNNAEDEPSSFQSPSPLPNLPSHVTVEGPTPYHRLLIYKLVQYYNFTYDVDEKTHKITIYRPTVTPQLPRPMEAFLQQPREGDWPPITLRDGAVVCGLLRKSLMEPKSRMLIVRVENDILAYLTAVVNTNVPSANSDGATPNDNTVADAADGASNDDTTETKPAIPTGPASGPDSAASAPPLILAGLNSFNRLLAHNVAVYYGLAHTTTSQEVIVIEIEPGREPRRAIPLGSIPMEELAWAGAAAAAAAAAAASSAPSNGPPLRLMRRNSPRNNSPAAEEWANGSGSSPGASGSPGPEASTSTSLEEREQAYQKARERIFKDVDDEYASDETYESRGNNNMNRRGGGRGGRGGRGGRGGYGGYNRYAGGHMNGAAVAAGGANNPNNGGMMPWMMYPPPHGMPPMIPHMGHMPPMMTQHMPHQAHMGHHAHAHAQHMHGQHMPPMMPPPPEYYGYPVYGYHSPMGYSPMHSPGPDGSSEREEEPEPVQNGDAK, encoded by the coding sequence ATGCCCCTCGACGACGCGCTCAAACGGGCTCTCGCCACGCCGCAATCGCGTCTGTTGGTACTTAAAATCGAGAAGCAGCTGCAACAATTCCTCGATGCACAGAAAAATGCCTCGCTGCTGCCCCCCACGGCGCCCGTGgcccaacaacagcaacacaaGCCGCCGTCCCTGACCCTCGACTCGATGAACTCGTTCAACCGGCTGCTCACTCACCGCATCGCCGAGTACTACGGCCTGGACCACGTCGTCGTTGACGGACACGCTGTCAAAATCTTCTATCGCGAAAAACGACCCCAGGTCATGGCGTTGGCTGACATTGATGTGTCTGGCGTCGACCCTGAGGGACCTCGAGTCGGAAGAGGCGGCAATGGAGGCGGATACCACACCAACGTCAACAATTCAGGCGGCAATCCCGGTAACAGCGGTGCTGGAGGACCCCCTGGCTCGGCTGGATCGCTGGGAGGCAATGCTTCTGCGTCGTCGTCCGTGTCGTCGCTGACAAACAACATGTCGGCCTTGACGCTGGAGCCCGACCAGGCGTTGAAATCCGCTCTTGTGACCATCTCTGCGCGAAACCACGTGCTCAAGATAGAGCAGAGTATCCTTAGTCTGGTTGCAACCTCCACAGAGGAAGGTACGCCTGCTGACCCCAAAAACGAAGGCACACCCGAAGTCACTAATAATGCAGAGGATGAACCGTCATCGTTTCAGTCCCCATCTCCATTGCCAAACCTGCCATCCCACGTGACGGTTGAGGGACCCACACCGTACCACCGGCTGCTCATCTACAAGCTGGTGCAGTACTACAACTTCACCTACGAcgtggacgagaagacGCACAAAATCACAATCTACCGCCCTACAGTAACGCCGCAGCTGCCCCGGCCCATGGAAGCTTTCCTACAGCAGCCACGCGAGGGGGACTGGCCCCCCATCACACTGCGAGATGGTGCTGTCGTGTGTGGCCTGTTGCGTAAGTCTCTGATGGAGCCCAAGTCAAGAATGTTGATTGTGAGGGTTGAAAATGATATTCTCGCGTATTTGACTGCGGTTGTAAACACTAATGTGCCCTCCGCCAACAGTGATGGAGCTACCCCCAACGACAATACTGTTGCTGATGCCGCTGATGGCGCTTCTAACGATGATACTACCGAAACCAAACCAGCCATTCCCACGGGACCAGCTTCTGGACCTGACAGCGCTGCTTCTGCGCCACCGCTCATTCTCGCGGGACTCAACTCGTTCAACCGGCTGTTGGCACACAACGTTGCTGTTTATTACGGTCTGgcacacaccaccacatccCAGGAGGTAATTGTGATTGAAATCGAGCCTGGCAGGGAGCCGCGACGCGCCATCCCCCTTGGTTCGATCCCGATGGAGGAACTGGCGTGGGCTGGagctgccgctgccgctgccgctgccgctgctgcaTCCAGTGCACCCTCCAACGGTCCTCCTCTGCGGCTTATGCGTCGAAACTCGCCGCGAAACAACTCGCCTGCAGCTGAGGAGTGGGCCAATGGTTCGGGTTCCAGTCCCGGAGCTTCAGGGTCGCCAGGCCCCGAGGCCAGCACGTCCACGTCGCTTGAGGAGCGAGAACAGGCATACCAAAAGGCCCGGGAACGCATTTTCAAGGACGTGGACGACGAGTATGCATCCGACGAGACGTACGAGAGCCGTGGTAACAACAATATGAACCGACGgggtggaggaagaggaggtagaggaggacgagggGGCCGAGGAGGCTACGGAGGCTACAACAGGTATGCAGGAGGACACATGAATGGAGCAGCAGTAGCGGCAGGGGGAGCCAACAATCCCAACAATGGCGGAATGATGCCATGGATGATGTACCCACCGCCTCATGGAATGCCTCCCATGATTCCACATATGGGCCACATGCCTCCTATGATGACGCAACATATGCCCCACCAAGCTCACATGGGCCACCATGCACACGCACACGCACAGCACATGCACGGTCAACACATGCCGCCCATGATGCCCCCGCCACCGGAGTACTACGGCTACCCTGTCTACGGCTACCACTCGCCAATGGGGTACAGCCCCATGCATTCGCCTGGCCCCGACGGCTCCTCTGAACGCGAAGAGGAGCCCGAACCTGTACAAAATGGAGACGCGAAATAG
- a CDS encoding uncharacterized protein (Compare to YALI0D12496g, weakly similar to DEHA0D16797g Debaryomyces hansenii, similar to Saccharomyces cerevisiae YDL133W; ancestral locus Anc_7.297) — translation MPSHDYGPHDIPVEASDGGKQTSQGGSFDTVDEPPPPAANKKMKTSEEQQIHDQPDFPAAVSASYTPAPTSSQSNTSALTYTDTQTHPTSHMPSGPMGASSSGEIPFPTYSSPPSKPRSRAISGGTTGVSSRRNTSSSSRSQQYETNYKHVASTIPVWLIEDIGDQELSPQVNNSNSFQNDSDRITEIAEGDSDKAISDVDNGEGAAPTLNWRRRLPTSSFNFASPQTTALRPLQGVLVAPLKLHTHIFRHHRLKYVQGESKNRYVETNPHYEWGTFANKVIRRDVLGNEEIVDVSELEGQYDFESKYGGDDQGQLGSTSWFLKRKLKGFISLFRNIEDDDKYKRGADLNFREFVSEKSRQSWKPKFYVILLNDPYVPLTFRTIMFSLSCVALSLSASVFVHSKNNTPISIPQQPSTIMAIVVQSIALVYIVYITYDEYSGKPLGLRDAGSKIRLIMLDLLFIIFSSANTALAFNTMCDKRWVCRTDHDLSDPDPMPYNYAMCSRQKGLVAFLLMILFSWVSTFSISIFRLVERVAGDKQN, via the coding sequence ATGCCCTCCCACGACTACGGCCCTCATGACATTCCGGTGGAGGCTTCAGACGGTGGTAAACAGACAAGTCAAGGTGGTTCTTTTGATACCGTCGATGAACCACCCCCTCCAGCCgccaacaagaagatgaaaaCCAGCGAGGAGCAACAAATACACGACCAGCCCGACTTTCCCGCAGCTGTGTCGGCTTCCTACACGCCTGCTCCAACCTCCTCGCAATCCAACACCTCAGCATTAACATACACGGACACGCAAACCCACCCAACGTCACACATGCCGTCGGGACCCATGGGCGCATCGTCTAGCGGTGAGATCCCGTTTCCAACCTACTCGTCGCCGCCCTCCAAGCCTCGCTCCAGAGCGATTTCAGGGGGCACCACCGGAGTATCGTCTCGAAGAAACacgtcgtcgtcttcgAGGTCGCAACAGTACGAAACCAACTACAAACATGTGGCAAGTACCATCCCGGTGTGGCTCATCGAAGATATTGGCGACCAGGAACTCTCACCGCAGgtcaacaactccaactccttcCAAAACGACAGTGACCGTATCACGGAGATTGCCGAGGGAGACTCGGACAAGGCCATTTCCGACGTGGACAACGGTGAGGGTGCGGCACCCACTCTGAATTGGAGACGGCGTCTGCCCACTTCCTCTTTCAACTTTGCTTCACCACAAACCACAGCTCTACGGCCCCTGCAGGGAGTGCTGGTGGCCCCGCTAAAACTGCATACCCACATTTTCCGCCACCACCGACTCAAGTACGTGCAGGGCGAGTCCAAAAACAGATACGTGGAAACCAACCCCCATTATGAATGGGGCACTTTTGCTAACAAGGTCATTCGACGAGACGTTCTGGGCAATGAAGAGATTGTGGATGTGTCGGAGCTGGAGGGCCAGTACGACTTTGAGTCAAAGTACGGCGGCGACGACCAAGGCCAATTGGGATCCACGTCGTGGTTCCTGAAACGAAAGCTCAAGGGCTTCATCAGCTTGTTCCGAAACattgaggacgacgacaaaTACAAACGAGGCGCGGATCTCAACTTCCGGGAGTTTGTGTCCGAGAAGTCGCGGCAATCGTGGAAACCAAAGTTCTACGTCATCTTGCTCAACGACCCCTACGTGCCTCTGACGTTCCGAACCATCATGTTCTCTCTGTCATGCGTGGCTCTGTCTCTATCTGCATCTGTCTTTGTGCATTCGAAGAATAACACGCCGATATCCATTCCCCAGCAGCCGTCGACGATTATGGCCATTGTGGTGCAGTCCATTGCACTGGTGTACATTGTGTACATTACGTACGACGAGTACTCGGGCAAGCCTCTGGGTCTTCGAGATGCCGGCTCCAAGATCCGACTCATCATGTTGGATCTcttatttattattttcTCATCCGCAAATACGGCTCTTGCATTTAACACCATGTGCGACAAACGGTGGGTCTGTCGTACCGACCACGATCTCAGTGACCCGGACCCTATGCCCTACAACTACGCCATGTGTTCACGGCAGAAGGGTCTGGTTGCGTTTCTGCTCATGATTCTCTTTTCGTGGGTCTCCACTTTTAGCATTAGTATCTTCCGTCTGGTAGAGCGTGTTGCTGGAGACAAGCAGAACTAG
- a CDS encoding uncharacterized protein (Compare to YALI0D12518g, similar to Saccharomyces cerevisiae CDC53 (YDL132W); ancestral locus Anc_7.296, similar to uniprot|Q12018 Saccharomyces cerevisiae YDL132w CDC53 controls G1/S transition) translates to MVNTPPLPRADDIDATWKYIEDGVGQVLRDDLAHGAGLSSQMYMNLYSAIHNYCVSRDSNRSVSLASRGGVGSSTRGAQLIGADLYYKLKGFLESHLSSLEAEAQPMSGGNLLLYYIKCWDKYTVGAQYINHIFNYLNRHWVKRERDDGRKNVVDVNTMCLCAWKECFFDPLEKKVIDALLEQFTRLRNGESTGTIDIRKVVYSLVSLGLDQLDIKRVNLQVYEQAFLHPFIQHTKDYYTKESALFLQENTVVDYNRKAEQRLAEEKGRVDVYLHPSSEQRVIETCHECLIADHAEVIRSEFGSLLQGYREDDIRRVHVLLSKVDGALDPILPVFESYVKQEGENAVKQLAKDLTGTVDASTYVDTLIGVYERYVHLVEVAFSNHTSLHKVLDAACLAFINKNAIATPDSPSNKSRDSKTPELLASYCNTLLKKTTKTTEDFDLEAKLENAIVIFRFLEEKDAFQKHYTRNLARRLVYNSSASDDAERSMVNKLKNECGMEYTGKLNKMFQDISVSGELQEEFKERVQQKRQDAAASGGEANLVDFSPTIIAEGCWPLPSVKDGFRLPNDLTKTYEAFTQYYQAKHQGRKLKWLWNFTKGDVKIHTKGSKIGYSVTASIYQIAILLAYNDADVLSVADLQEITGLSNTYLHGSLHLILKSKFLLVEGVSGDPKDVELTPETRIVFNQDFKSKKIRININGVIKTEAKAEAEETKKAIEEDRKWFLQATIVRVMKARKTLKHTALVQETIVQSKKRFHPKIGEIKKVIDDLIEREYLTRIEQDKYEYAA, encoded by the coding sequence ATGGTAaacacaccaccacttccCCGCGCCGATGATATCGACGCCACCTGGAAGTACATTGAGGACGGCGTGGGCCAGGTGCTCCGGGATGACCTGGCACACGGCGCAGGGCTGTCATCGCAGATGTACATGAACCTGTACTCGGCGATCCACAACTACTGCGTTTCGCGAGACAGCAACCGAAGCGTGAGTCTGGCCagcagaggaggagtcgGATCAAGCACGCGGGGCGCCCAGCTGATTGGCGCAGACCTGTACtacaagctcaagggctTTCTGGAATCGCATCTCAGCTCGCTGGAGGCTGAGGCCCAGCCCATGAGCGGTGgcaacctgctgctgtacTACATCAAGTGCTGGGACAAGTACACGGTGGGTGCGCAGTACATCAACCACATTTTCAACTACCTGAACCGACACTGGGTCAAGCGAGAGAGAGACGACGGTCGCAAGAACGTGGTGGACGTCAACAccatgtgtttgtgtgccTGGAAGGAGTGCTTCTTCGATCccctggagaagaaggtcatTGATGCCCTGCTGGAGCAGTTCACCCGGCTGCGAAACGGCGAATCTACGGGCACCATCGACATCCGAAAGGTCGTGTACTCGTTGGTGTCATTGGGTCTGGACCAGCTTGACATCAAGCGGGTTAACCTGCAGGTCTACGAGCAGGCCTTCCTGCATCCTTTCATCCAGCACACCAAGGACTACTACACCAAGGAGTCCGCCCTGTTCCTCCAAGAGAACACTGTGGTCGACTACAACCGCAAGGCTGAGCAGCGTCTGGCGGAAGAGAAGGGCCGAGTTGACGTCTACCTGCATCCGTCTTCCGAGCAGCGGGTGATTGAGACCTGCCACGAGTGTCTCATCGCCGACCACGCAGAGGTCATCCGATCCGAGTTTGGCTCACTGCTCCAGGGCTACCGAGAGGACGACATTCGACGTGTGCACGTACTGCTGAGCAAGGTGGACGGCGCCTTGGACCCTATTCTGCCCGTTTTCGAGTCCTACGTTAAACAGGAAGGAGAGAATGCTGTCAAacagctggccaaggaccTCACTGGCACCGTCGACGCTTCGACTTACGTCGACACACTCATTGGTGTCTACGAGCGCTACGTGCatctggtggaggtggcCTTCAGCAATCACACATCGTTGCACAAGGTTCTGGACGCTGCATGTTTGGCcttcatcaacaagaacgcTATTGCCACTCCAGATTCGCCTAGCAACAAGTCCCGCGACTCCAAAACCCCAGAGCTGCTGGCTTCCTACTGCAACACGCTACTTAAGAAGACCACCAAGACCACCGAGGACTTCGATCTCGAGGCGAAGCTCGAGAACGCCATTGTCATTTTCCGGTTCCTGGAAGAAAAGGACGCCTTCCAGAAGCATTACACTCGTAACCTGGCCCGACGTCTTGTCTACAACTCGTCTGCATCCGACGATGCCGAGCGGTCCATGGTCAACAAGCTCAAAAACGAGTGCGGTATGGAGTACACGGGCAAGCTCAACAAAATGTTCCAGGACATTTCCGTATCAGGCgagctgcaggaggagttcaaggagCGAGTACAACAGAAGCGACAGGACGCGGCTGCCTCAGGCGGAGAGGCCAATCTCGTCGACTTCTCGCCAACCATCATTGCCGAGGGATGCTGGCCACTGCCCTCCGTCAAGGACGGCTTCCGACTGCCCAATGACCTCACCAAGACGTACGAGGCGTTCACCCAGTACTATCAGGCAAAGCACCAGGGCCGAAAGCTCAAGTGGCTGTGGAACTTCACCAAGGGCGATGTCAAGATCCACACCAAGGGCTCCAAGATTGGCTATTCGGTAACAGCCTCCATCTACCAGATTGCCATTCTTCTGGCCTACAACGACGCCGATGTTCTGTCTGTGGCCGATCTGCAGGAGATCACCGGTCTCAGCAACACATACCTGCATGGTTCTCTGCACTTGATCCTCAAGTCCAAGTTTCTGTTGGTTGAGGGTGTGTCTGGCGACcccaaggacgtggagcTCACGCCTGAGACGCGAATCGTCTTCAACCAGGACttcaagtccaagaagatccgaatcaacatcaacgGAGTCATCAAGACGGAGGCTAaggctgaggctgaggagacAAAGAAGGCAATCGAGGAGGACCGAAAGTGGTTCTTGCAAGCCACGATTGTTCGTGTCATGAAGGCTCGAAAGACTCTCAAGCATACTGCGCTGGTTCAGGAAACCATTGTGCAGTCCAAGAAGCGGTTCCACCCCAAAATTGGCGAGATCAAAAAGGTGATTGACGATCTGATTGAGAGAGAGTATCTGACCCGAATCGAGCAGGACAAGTACGAATACGCTGCATAA
- a CDS encoding uncharacterized protein (Compare to YALI0D12474g, weakly similar to uniprot|P48569 Saccharomyces cerevisiae YDL183c, similar to Saccharomyces cerevisiae YDL183C; ancestral locus Anc_7.298), with product MKLVFTPLTARRAMVYCVQTSVTPPASQTPRLDDKLVKKFGTVWKQFESSETGWKKQIVFWTNKMLEQIPYEEWGLKSIPRQSAVLRRLKQIEAKDEKELFEKNEKLPVAEQLPVVQLEDIAKKHHEELLKVPLVFPNHLSTPDQAKAQLLKLAIDGAKHHRKYMIWCAIGAPLTLPVALLPVLPNLPGFYLVFRCWSHWKALEGANHLKHLIEDNHLEFVSSEQVFDAYNKAEDTHVLKNVAKLAEEDGVAPATPTSNETVENSLLVDNTSIDHIVETVQLPDLAAELKRARRQVVYNIDKEIKKREQK from the coding sequence ATGAAGCTCGTGTTCACACCCCTGACCGCACGGCGGGCAATGGTCTACTGTGTGCAGACCTCGGTCACACCCCCGGCGTCGCAGACCCCTCGACTCGACGACaagctggtcaagaagTTTGGCACCGTGTGGAAGCAGTTTGAGAGCTCGGAAACGGGGTGGAAAAAACAGATTGTTTTCTGGACCAACAAGATGCTCGAGCAAATACCCTATGAGGAGTGGGGCCTCAAGTCGATCCCCCGACAGTCGGCGGTTTTGCGTCGTCTCAAGCAGatcgaggccaaggacgaaAAGGAGCTGTTTGAAAAGAACGAAAAGCTACCTGTGGCAGAACAGCTGCCCGTGGTGCAACTGGAGGACATTGCTAAGAAGCACCacgaggagctgctcaaggtgCCGCTGGTGTTCCCCAACCACCTGTCGACCCCGGATCAGGCCAAAgcccagctgctcaagcttGCTATCGACGGAGCCAAACATCACAGAAAGTACATGATCTGGTGCGCCATTGGAGCTCCACTGACGCTGCCCGTGGCGCTGCTGCCCGTGCTACCCAACCTGCCCGGATTCTACCTTGTTTTCCGATGCTGGTCGCACTGGAAGGCCCTGGAGGGTGCCAACCACCTCAAACATCTCATCGAGGACAATCATTTGGAGTTTGTGTCCTCCGAACAGGTCTTTGACGCCTACAACAAGGCTGAAGACACTCACGTGCTTAAGAACGTGGCAAAACTGGCCGAGGAAGACGGGGTTGCCCCTGCCACTCCGACCTCCAACGAGACGGTGGAGAACTCTCTGCTCGTGGACAACACCAGCATTGACCATATCGTGGAGACGGTACAGCTTCCTGATCTCGCGGCAGAACTCAAACGGGCCCGACGACAGGTCGTCTACAACATtgacaaggagatcaagaagcGGGAGCAGAAATAG